The sequence below is a genomic window from Inediibacterium massiliense.
TATATTTTCACATAAAATCCCTTTGGCAAAAGCTTGTGCCAATGTATTTTTCCCAATTCCTTTTGGTCCTTCAAATATATAAGCATGGGCAATTTTATTTTGGTGAATAGCATTTTTAAAATATTTTATAATTTTTTCTTGACCTGCAATCTCTTTAAAACTCATTTTTATTCCCCTTGCTATGCTTTTTCAAATTGCTCTACATCTACTACGAATATAGTAGCCCCTCCTACTTGTACTTCTACTGGATGACCTACAAATATTCCTGCATTTCCCATAATCGGAGTAGGAGCTGGAGCCATTTCTTTGCGGCTTTTACATTTTTCTTTAATAATATCAATCACTTGACTGACTTTTTCTTTCTCTACTCCTACCAATATAGTTGTATTACCTGATCTTAAAAAACCTCCAGTTGAAGATAGCTTTGTCACTCTATATCCCTCTTGTGTTAATTTTTTTACTAAATGCGGAGCATCCTCATCATGAATAATTGCAATAATTAATTTCATAGATTTTCTCCCCTTCCTAAAAATTTATATTTTAGAAACAATCATCTTATAAATTTCTTCGTGAATTTCTTCTATAGATTTTAAAGCATTCTCTTTCATACAATTAATTTTATTCCAATGATAATATTCACAAACCCATAATGCATTTTTATACGTTTTTTGAAGATATTTTGCATCTCTTTCATGAATATCCTTTTTTAATTCTCCTGTTATTTTATTGGATCTATTTTTCATCAAATCAATACTTGTTTGAATATCCACATCTAAAAAAAGTACTTCATTTGGAATGGGCAGCTTCATTTTAATAAATTCTAAATCCCAAAGCCAATCTAAAAAAACTTTTTTGTCTTCTATTTTTTCAAATTTTGAAGCTTGATGAACCATATTAGATGTAGTATATCGATCAGCGATCACAATGCCTCCATCTTCTAGAAATTCTTTCCACTCCATTCTATAGGAAGCAAATCGATCTACAGCATAAAATGTTGAAGCTGTATAAGGATTTACATCATCTGGCTTTTGTCCAAAATCTCCATTTAAATACATTTTGACTAATGCAGACGAATCACTATCATAATTAGGAAAAGTGATCTTTTTCACTTTTACTTTCTCTTCTAATAATCTTTTGTATATTTTTTCTGACTGCGTTGCTTTACCGCTTGCATCTACTCCTGATTCTATTACAAATAATTTCCCGTTCACCCTAGTCCTCCTGTAGCT
It includes:
- a CDS encoding dTMP kinase, with protein sequence MNGKLFVIESGVDASGKATQSEKIYKRLLEEKVKVKKITFPNYDSDSSALVKMYLNGDFGQKPDDVNPYTASTFYAVDRFASYRMEWKEFLEDGGIVIADRYTTSNMVHQASKFEKIEDKKVFLDWLWDLEFIKMKLPIPNEVLFLDVDIQTSIDLMKNRSNKITGELKKDIHERDAKYLQKTYKNALWVCEYYHWNKINCMKENALKSIEEIHEEIYKMIVSKI
- a CDS encoding cyclic-di-AMP receptor; amino-acid sequence: MKLIIAIIHDEDAPHLVKKLTQEGYRVTKLSSTGGFLRSGNTTILVGVEKEKVSQVIDIIKEKCKSRKEMAPAPTPIMGNAGIFVGHPVEVQVGGATIFVVDVEQFEKA